One genomic window of Microbacterium testaceum StLB037 includes the following:
- a CDS encoding helix-turn-helix transcriptional regulator, with translation MIDRAALADFLRTRREALQPEDVGLPRGVRRRTRGLRREEAAALSHMSTDYYARLERERGPQPSEQMLASIAQGLHLSRAERDHLFRLAGHVPSEHGLDGEHISPGLLRVLDRLDDTPAEVVTELGETLRQSRLGVALMGDAGLRHGPMRSLGYRWFADPASRAVYAPDDHAFLSRLFASGLREIVGRRGPGSRAAGLADDLLRRSEEFRALWALHEVGLRAKDTKHFLHPTVGEIEVHCQTLTDPGTSHSLLVYTAAPGTESAEKLRLLAVVGPGVPA, from the coding sequence GTGATCGATCGAGCCGCGCTGGCGGACTTCCTGCGCACGCGCCGCGAGGCGCTGCAGCCCGAGGACGTGGGCCTGCCCCGCGGCGTGCGGCGGCGCACCCGCGGCCTGCGGCGCGAAGAAGCCGCCGCGCTCAGCCATATGTCGACCGACTATTACGCCCGCCTCGAGCGAGAGCGCGGACCGCAGCCGTCGGAGCAGATGCTGGCATCCATCGCCCAGGGGCTCCACCTGTCGCGCGCAGAGCGCGATCACCTGTTCCGCTTGGCCGGGCACGTGCCCTCCGAGCACGGGCTCGACGGGGAGCACATCAGCCCGGGGCTCCTCCGCGTGCTCGATCGCCTCGACGACACCCCGGCGGAGGTCGTCACCGAACTCGGCGAGACTCTGCGGCAGTCTCGCCTCGGCGTCGCCCTGATGGGCGACGCGGGTCTCCGCCATGGACCGATGCGGAGCCTCGGCTACCGCTGGTTCGCCGACCCGGCCTCGCGTGCGGTGTACGCCCCGGACGACCACGCGTTCCTCAGCCGTCTCTTCGCATCGGGGCTGCGCGAGATCGTCGGTCGACGCGGACCCGGGTCTCGCGCCGCGGGTCTCGCCGACGACCTGCTGCGCCGGAGCGAGGAGTTCCGCGCGCTGTGGGCTCTCCACGAGGTGGGGCTTCGGGCGAAGGACACCAAGCACTTCCTGCACCCGACCGTGGGAGAGATCGAGGTGCACTGCCAGACGCTGACCGACCCCGGAACGAGCCACTCGCTGCTCGTCTACACCGCGGCACCGGGGACGGAGAGCGCCGAGAAGCTGCGGCTGCTGGCCGTGGTCGGGCCCGGCGTCCCCGCGTGA
- a CDS encoding alpha/beta fold hydrolase translates to MRENVRRVRRPATGGAPAFDLTYVRSGPRGATPVLVIPGGPGLASVLPYRGLRRWAARGGLDLIMVEHRGVGRSRNDLAGDPLPPEAMRITEVLDDLAAVLDAEGVDRAVIVGSSYGSYLAMAFGARHPERVHAMLLDSALQSAHDIDLERACLRELFWDADDDMARGVKRLVAAGVSERIVLDIVRAAYELGGTDLVHPLVRHRPGFAWRALGAYATRDAEIARFPGIYEFDLVGTIAFRELGYGGTPDGHPLDPARTYLPLAPRYPAFVGEPYDLIEAVRSFDWPLVVLSGDRDLRTPSAIAERVVAAAPDATLVRIHNGHSALDTHPMALLNAVRRLVRGQQDRLPGDEPALDRLPRKGLSAAFPGLLLHIAHLDALLRRRVLRR, encoded by the coding sequence ATGCGCGAGAACGTCCGCCGGGTGCGGCGCCCGGCCACCGGCGGAGCCCCGGCGTTCGACCTGACGTACGTGCGCTCCGGGCCGCGCGGGGCGACGCCCGTGCTCGTGATCCCGGGCGGGCCGGGACTCGCCTCGGTGCTGCCGTACCGGGGCCTCCGGCGCTGGGCCGCCCGGGGCGGGCTGGACCTGATCATGGTCGAGCACCGCGGTGTCGGTCGCTCCCGCAACGACCTGGCCGGCGATCCCCTTCCCCCCGAGGCCATGCGCATCACGGAGGTGCTCGACGATCTCGCGGCGGTGCTCGACGCGGAGGGTGTCGACCGCGCGGTGATCGTCGGCTCGTCGTACGGCAGTTACCTCGCCATGGCGTTCGGGGCTCGGCATCCGGAGCGGGTCCATGCCATGCTGCTCGATTCCGCCCTGCAGTCGGCCCATGACATCGATCTTGAGCGCGCGTGCCTGCGGGAGCTGTTCTGGGATGCCGACGACGACATGGCGCGCGGGGTGAAGCGCCTCGTGGCCGCCGGGGTCTCGGAGCGGATCGTGCTCGACATCGTCCGCGCCGCCTACGAGCTCGGCGGAACCGACCTCGTACACCCCCTCGTGCGGCACCGGCCCGGATTCGCGTGGCGCGCCCTGGGCGCCTACGCCACGCGCGACGCCGAGATCGCGCGGTTCCCGGGGATCTACGAGTTCGACCTCGTGGGCACGATCGCGTTCCGCGAGCTGGGCTACGGCGGCACCCCCGACGGCCACCCGCTCGATCCCGCGCGCACCTACCTCCCTCTCGCGCCCCGCTACCCGGCGTTCGTCGGAGAGCCGTACGACCTCATCGAGGCGGTCCGCTCCTTCGACTGGCCGCTCGTGGTGCTCTCGGGAGACCGCGACCTGCGCACCCCGTCGGCGATCGCCGAGCGGGTGGTCGCGGCGGCACCGGATGCCACCCTCGTGCGCATCCACAACGGCCACAGCGCCCTCGACACCCACCCGATGGCGCTGCTCAACGCGGTCCGACGGCTGGTTCGGGGCCAGCAGGACCGCCTCCCCGGCGACGAGCCCGCCCTCGACCGCCTGCCTCGGAAGGGGCTGTCGGCTGCCTTCCCCGGCCTCCTGCTGCACATCGCGCACCTCGACGCCCTGCTCCGCCGGCGCGTGCTGCGCCGCTGA
- a CDS encoding circularly permuted type 2 ATP-grasp protein, with product MGDLFDGYGSTLAPRKTASGIPAFDEMFGVPASPGEAAPSREAYRELYQTLAQMTQEELRGRTESLASSYLAQGVTFDFAGEERPFPLDAVPRVIAYDEWSRIEAGVKQRVRALEAFLDDAYGNQHCVRDGILPAGLISSSQYFYRQAAGIRSANGVRIQVSGIDLIRDEHGEMRVLEDNVRVPSGVSYVISNRRVMAQTLPELFVSMRVRPVGDYPNKLLAALRASAPPGIDDPNIVVLTPGVYNSAYFEHTLLARLMGVELVEGRDLLCIGGKVFMRTTRGPQRVDVIYRRVDDDFLDPLQFRADSMLGAPGLMLAARLGNVTIANAVGNGVADDKLLYTYVPDLIRYYLAEEPILKNVDTWRLEDPGALEEVLDRLPELVVKPVDGSGGKGLVVGPDASPAELDALRKRLLADPRGWIAQPVVMLSTIPTLVEDGMRPRHADLRPFAVNDGDDIWVLPGGLTRVALPEGQLVVNSSQGGGSKDTWVVGGAAPSHVEYGQGQGVSGLVADQAAVTESIPIIYDGQPAPATAPRDPRAGGREQQEQQQQDATVQHGPQAEQQQQQAFAAGLDPSTSSGSSIAPAGDGREQGSC from the coding sequence ATGGGTGACCTGTTCGACGGTTACGGCTCCACGCTGGCGCCGCGCAAGACCGCTTCCGGCATCCCGGCGTTCGACGAGATGTTCGGCGTTCCGGCGAGTCCCGGAGAAGCCGCCCCCTCTCGCGAGGCGTACCGGGAGCTGTACCAGACGCTCGCGCAGATGACGCAGGAAGAGCTGCGCGGGCGCACCGAATCGCTCGCCAGTTCGTATCTCGCGCAGGGCGTGACGTTCGACTTCGCGGGCGAGGAGCGGCCCTTCCCGCTGGATGCCGTGCCCCGCGTCATCGCCTACGACGAGTGGTCGCGGATCGAGGCCGGCGTCAAGCAGCGCGTCCGCGCGCTCGAGGCGTTCCTCGACGACGCGTACGGCAACCAGCACTGCGTGCGCGACGGCATCCTGCCCGCGGGCCTCATCTCGTCGTCGCAGTACTTCTACCGCCAGGCAGCCGGCATCCGCAGTGCGAACGGCGTGCGCATCCAGGTGTCGGGCATCGACCTCATCCGTGACGAGCACGGCGAGATGCGCGTGCTCGAAGACAACGTGCGCGTGCCCTCGGGGGTCTCGTACGTCATCTCGAACCGCCGGGTGATGGCGCAGACGCTGCCTGAGCTGTTCGTGTCGATGCGCGTGCGCCCCGTCGGCGACTACCCGAACAAGCTGCTCGCCGCCCTCCGCGCGTCGGCCCCGCCCGGGATCGACGATCCGAACATCGTCGTGCTCACGCCGGGCGTCTACAACTCGGCGTACTTCGAGCACACGCTGCTCGCGCGCCTGATGGGCGTCGAGCTGGTCGAGGGGCGCGACCTGCTGTGCATCGGCGGCAAGGTGTTCATGCGCACCACGCGCGGGCCGCAGCGCGTCGACGTCATCTACCGCCGCGTCGACGACGACTTCCTCGACCCGCTGCAGTTCCGCGCCGACTCGATGCTCGGTGCCCCCGGGCTCATGCTCGCCGCGCGCCTGGGCAACGTCACGATCGCGAACGCCGTGGGCAACGGGGTCGCCGACGACAAGCTGCTCTACACCTACGTGCCCGACCTCATCCGGTACTACCTCGCCGAGGAGCCCATCCTCAAGAACGTCGACACGTGGCGGCTCGAGGATCCGGGCGCTCTCGAAGAGGTGCTCGACCGGCTGCCCGAGCTCGTCGTGAAGCCCGTCGACGGCTCCGGCGGAAAGGGACTGGTCGTGGGACCGGATGCCTCGCCCGCCGAGCTCGACGCGCTCCGCAAGCGTCTGCTCGCCGATCCCCGCGGGTGGATCGCGCAACCGGTCGTCATGCTCTCGACCATCCCGACGCTCGTCGAGGACGGGATGCGTCCGCGGCACGCCGACCTGCGCCCCTTCGCCGTGAACGACGGCGACGACATCTGGGTGCTGCCCGGCGGGCTCACGCGCGTCGCCCTCCCGGAGGGCCAGCTCGTGGTGAACTCCAGCCAGGGCGGGGGCTCGAAGGACACCTGGGTGGTCGGCGGTGCGGCACCCTCGCACGTCGAGTACGGCCAGGGCCAGGGCGTCTCGGGACTCGTGGCCGATCAGGCCGCGGTGACCGAGTCGATCCCGATCATCTACGACGGTCAGCCGGCTCCCGCGACCGCGCCCCGTGATCCGCGCGCCGGCGGGCGGGAGCAGCAGGAACAGCAGCAGCAGGATGCCACCGTGCAGCACGGTCCGCAGGCGGAACAGCAGCAGCAACAGGCGTTCGCGGCGGGCCTGGACCCTTCGACGAGCTCAGGGTCCTCGATCGCGCCCGCGGGTGACGGACGGGAGCAGGGATCATGCTGA
- a CDS encoding acyl-CoA dehydrogenase yields the protein MTDGDHPRFPLLLPPDTAGLDGMRATLTGADAVGDLGTDLAATLAWVTSVARPHSLATTWELLASVAARDVAAARMLEPHLDALAILDEAAAAGFAPDLDTSGSWGVFAAEGPGMRLEARRDAGTWTLHGTKPWCSLAADLDRALVTAWVDDTHRQLFALDLRDPAVTARPGPWHARGLERVVSAPIDVDGAPAVPVGDAGWYLRRPGFAHGGVGVAACWWGGAVPLRDPLAAAAARDSADQLSRVHLARADVALWAARAVLVETATVFGAGGEASEGLRANRARTVVADAVETTVAEAARALGPGPLVVDEAHARRVADLQVYIRQHHGDRDLARIGADIAAGNAAW from the coding sequence GTGACCGACGGCGACCATCCCCGCTTCCCCCTCCTGCTCCCACCCGACACGGCCGGCCTCGACGGCATGCGCGCGACGCTGACGGGGGCGGATGCCGTCGGCGACCTCGGTACCGACCTCGCCGCCACGCTCGCCTGGGTGACGAGCGTCGCGCGGCCGCACTCCCTCGCGACGACCTGGGAGCTGCTCGCCTCGGTCGCTGCGCGCGACGTCGCCGCGGCGAGGATGCTGGAGCCGCACCTCGACGCCCTCGCGATCCTCGACGAAGCCGCTGCGGCCGGGTTCGCACCCGACCTCGACACGAGCGGATCGTGGGGCGTCTTCGCCGCCGAGGGCCCGGGGATGCGACTCGAGGCGAGACGGGATGCCGGCACCTGGACGCTGCACGGCACGAAACCCTGGTGCTCCCTCGCCGCCGACCTCGACCGCGCGCTGGTGACCGCGTGGGTCGATGACACGCACCGGCAGCTCTTCGCCCTCGACCTGCGCGACCCCGCCGTGACGGCGCGCCCCGGACCGTGGCACGCCCGTGGACTCGAGCGGGTCGTCAGCGCGCCGATCGACGTCGACGGCGCTCCGGCCGTCCCGGTGGGGGATGCCGGGTGGTACCTGCGGCGTCCCGGCTTCGCGCACGGCGGGGTCGGTGTCGCCGCGTGCTGGTGGGGCGGGGCCGTTCCCCTTCGCGACCCGCTCGCCGCGGCGGCGGCGCGAGACAGCGCCGACCAGCTCTCCCGCGTGCACCTCGCGCGCGCCGACGTCGCGCTGTGGGCCGCGCGCGCTGTGCTCGTCGAGACCGCGACGGTGTTCGGCGCCGGGGGAGAGGCATCCGAGGGTCTGCGGGCGAACCGCGCGCGCACCGTCGTCGCCGACGCCGTCGAGACGACCGTCGCCGAGGCCGCGCGTGCCCTCGGCCCGGGACCGCTCGTCGTCGACGAGGCTCATGCCCGCCGGGTCGCCGATCTGCAGGTCTACATCCGGCAGCACCACGGCGATCGCGACCTCGCGAGGATCGGCGCCGACATCGCGGCGGGGAACGCCGCATGGTGA
- a CDS encoding SDR family oxidoreductase produces MTRDITFPLPSLADRRVVLTGGSDGMGLVMAERLAAAGAELVLPVRNREKGERAARGIRDRHPSARIEVHDLDLASLESVAAFGAALREGGMPVHLLVNNAGVMTPPERQTTVDGHELQFGTNHLGHVALVGHLLPLLRTGGARVVTQLSVAAARGRIDWDDLESARGYNGQRAYAASKIALGLFARELDERSRREGWGIRSVVAHPGVAPTNLLAARPEIGRAADTTGVRVVRWLSTRGLLLGTVESAGLPALLAATTDDPRSDVLYGPSGFGHLGGAPGTHALYRPLRDLAEAARVWDTSIRLAGVHAGSL; encoded by the coding sequence ATGACCCGCGACATCACCTTTCCCCTCCCCTCCCTCGCCGACCGCCGCGTCGTCCTGACCGGCGGCAGCGACGGCATGGGACTCGTCATGGCCGAGCGCCTCGCGGCGGCCGGGGCCGAGCTGGTGCTCCCCGTCCGCAACCGGGAGAAGGGCGAGCGGGCGGCGCGTGGCATCCGGGATCGTCACCCCTCCGCGCGGATCGAGGTGCATGATCTCGACCTCGCGTCTCTCGAGTCCGTGGCGGCGTTCGGTGCCGCCCTGCGGGAGGGAGGGATGCCGGTGCACCTGCTCGTCAACAACGCCGGGGTCATGACCCCGCCGGAGCGGCAGACGACCGTCGACGGGCACGAGCTGCAGTTCGGGACGAACCACCTCGGCCACGTCGCTCTCGTCGGACACCTGCTGCCGCTCCTGAGAACCGGCGGGGCGCGGGTGGTCACGCAGCTGAGCGTCGCCGCCGCCCGCGGTCGCATCGACTGGGACGACCTGGAGAGCGCCCGCGGCTACAACGGCCAGCGCGCCTACGCGGCATCCAAGATCGCCCTCGGCCTGTTCGCTCGAGAGCTCGACGAGCGCTCGCGGCGAGAAGGGTGGGGCATCCGCAGCGTCGTGGCGCACCCCGGCGTCGCCCCGACGAACCTGCTCGCGGCGCGTCCCGAGATCGGACGTGCGGCCGACACCACGGGCGTCCGCGTGGTGCGGTGGCTGTCGACGCGCGGCCTGCTGCTCGGCACGGTCGAGTCCGCCGGGCTTCCGGCGTTGCTGGCCGCCACCACCGACGACCCGCGTAGCGACGTGCTCTACGGCCCGAGCGGCTTCGGGCACCTCGGCGGAGCTCCCGGCACCCACGCGCTGTACCGCCCACTGCGCGACCTCGCCGAAGCTGCGCGGGTGTGGGACACCTCGATCCGGCTCGCGGGGGTGCATGCCGGTTCGCTATGA
- a CDS encoding PIG-L family deacetylase, producing MVSFDHRDPGTAEDVWTAALARDLPALDLDVDRIVVVAAHPDDESLGAAGLLATAAARGIPIDLLVVSDGEGSHPDSPTHSPATLALRRRREVFAATEILGLTNAPIFLGLPDGGADEYRDAIAAALHDTLDRAGPCRVLVLSPWRGDGHRDHRVVGEVVEEVCAARRIRSRAFPIWLWHWGGPDDVPWEHVEHLPLSPDIQDAKTRALAAHTSQILPLSAAPGDEEMIHTRMRAHFDRDSEVFFAPARVERPSVGQEYFDDMYARHDDPWGFDSRWYEERKRTVLLAALPRHRYRSAFEAGCSTGALTVELAERCDRVFAVDLAPAALDRASERLAGRASVELRRATLPAEWPEGAFDLVVLSEVAYYWAGADLDRGLTASVGSMSADGHLVACHWRHPVAEYPWTGDDVHDALAARPDLVRLVRHEEEDFVLEVFARPGARSVAAEAGLVP from the coding sequence ATGGTGAGCTTCGATCACCGCGATCCCGGAACCGCCGAGGACGTCTGGACCGCCGCCCTCGCCCGAGACCTCCCCGCCCTCGACCTCGATGTCGACCGGATCGTCGTCGTGGCCGCGCATCCCGACGACGAGAGCCTCGGCGCCGCGGGACTCCTCGCCACCGCCGCCGCCCGCGGCATCCCGATCGACCTCCTCGTCGTGTCCGACGGCGAGGGCTCGCACCCCGATTCGCCCACCCACAGCCCGGCGACCCTGGCATTGCGCCGCCGCCGAGAGGTGTTCGCCGCGACCGAGATCCTCGGGCTGACGAATGCGCCGATCTTCCTCGGTCTCCCCGACGGCGGCGCGGACGAGTACCGGGATGCCATCGCCGCGGCCCTCCACGACACTCTCGACCGCGCTGGTCCGTGCCGTGTGCTCGTGCTGTCGCCGTGGCGCGGCGACGGGCACCGCGATCACCGCGTGGTGGGCGAGGTCGTCGAGGAGGTCTGCGCCGCGAGGCGGATCCGCTCGCGCGCGTTCCCCATCTGGCTGTGGCACTGGGGCGGCCCGGACGACGTCCCGTGGGAGCACGTCGAGCACCTGCCGCTGAGTCCGGACATCCAAGATGCCAAGACCCGCGCGCTCGCCGCGCACACGAGCCAGATCCTTCCGCTGTCCGCCGCCCCCGGCGACGAGGAGATGATCCACACCCGCATGCGCGCGCATTTCGACCGGGACAGCGAGGTGTTCTTCGCCCCGGCCCGTGTGGAACGGCCCTCCGTCGGGCAGGAGTACTTCGACGACATGTACGCGCGGCACGACGACCCGTGGGGCTTCGACTCGCGCTGGTACGAGGAGCGCAAGCGCACCGTGCTCCTCGCCGCTCTGCCCCGCCACCGCTACCGCTCGGCGTTCGAGGCGGGATGCTCGACGGGGGCACTGACGGTCGAGCTCGCCGAACGGTGCGACCGGGTGTTCGCGGTCGACCTCGCGCCTGCCGCCCTCGACCGGGCGAGCGAACGCCTGGCCGGACGGGCGAGCGTCGAGCTCCGCCGCGCGACGCTCCCCGCCGAGTGGCCCGAGGGTGCGTTCGACCTCGTCGTGCTGTCGGAAGTGGCGTATTACTGGGCCGGCGCCGATCTCGACCGGGGTCTCACCGCGAGCGTCGGCTCGATGAGCGCCGACGGTCATCTCGTGGCCTGTCACTGGCGGCATCCGGTCGCCGAATACCCGTGGACCGGCGACGACGTGCACGACGCGCTCGCCGCGCGCCCCGACCTGGTGCGCCTCGTCCGGCATGAGGAGGAGGACTTCGTGCTCGAGGTCTTCGCGCGCCCCGGTGCGCGGTCGGTGGCGGCCGAGGCGGGACTCGTGCCGTGA
- a CDS encoding glycosyltransferase codes for MIPAHDEEALIGRCLASVTRAVAHAREREAGLAATVVVVLDACTDTTTPQVRRWPVEAVEISARNVGAARRTGVARALSSLGSAPEDTWIAMTDADTVVPRDWITHQLDLMDAGIDLVLGTVRPDFADLSARHAAYWRATHHRGRPPGNVHGANLGVRASTYAEAGGIRDLVAHEDVDLVRAVRALGARERASDVHEVETSGRFTGRAPAGYAAFLRRVHDWVDAPPLAAPGA; via the coding sequence GTGATCCCCGCGCACGACGAGGAGGCGCTGATCGGGCGCTGCCTCGCCTCGGTGACCCGCGCGGTGGCGCACGCGCGCGAACGGGAAGCGGGGCTGGCCGCAACGGTCGTCGTCGTGCTCGACGCGTGCACCGACACGACGACCCCGCAGGTGCGACGCTGGCCGGTCGAGGCGGTCGAGATCTCGGCGCGCAACGTCGGCGCCGCCCGCCGGACAGGCGTCGCGCGCGCTCTCTCGTCCCTCGGGTCCGCTCCGGAGGACACCTGGATCGCGATGACGGACGCCGACACCGTCGTGCCCCGAGACTGGATCACGCACCAGCTCGACCTGATGGATGCCGGGATCGACCTTGTCCTCGGAACGGTCCGCCCCGACTTCGCCGACCTCAGCGCCCGCCACGCGGCCTACTGGCGCGCGACGCACCACCGGGGTCGGCCGCCGGGCAACGTGCACGGGGCCAATCTGGGCGTGCGGGCGAGCACCTACGCCGAAGCCGGTGGCATCCGGGATCTCGTCGCGCACGAGGACGTCGACCTCGTCCGTGCGGTGCGGGCTCTCGGCGCGCGCGAGCGGGCGAGCGATGTGCACGAGGTCGAGACGTCGGGCCGGTTCACGGGGCGCGCCCCCGCCGGGTACGCCGCGTTCCTGCGTCGGGTGCACGACTGGGTGGACGCGCCGCCGCTCGCGGCTCCCGGCGCCTGA
- a CDS encoding carbamoyl phosphate synthase large subunit, protein MRVLVTSSRNTFALDLIRKLGSVGHTVFASDTYDGAVGNHSRFLAGHLATPSPRFETDAFIATVGDYVEKHDIDLIIPTFEEVFYLAARVADLPSGVRLFSGTFADLARLHDKASFQRLAQDAGVPIPETVIVTSPEELRTAIDSFPRYFARAAFSRGGVGLLTNTGPLAGKIPVEECVPTPEQPWLVQPFVDGPMVCTYSVVVDGKVQAHTTYKAAEQWAHSTAIAFIAVDSTDTLRYTQQIVDTLDPGFTGQISFDFVYHGTDAAPDYKIIECNPRPTNGVILLDAEDVSKAIEGELAEPVVAVPGTERQITLAVVADAFTEPLSHLPKTLHDLLHVRDVGAGWWDGAAMLWSPATIVHGAKISHGDRKEILAALGDDIVWNGEAIDGMSDADAAALEAVHAGRV, encoded by the coding sequence ATGCGCGTGCTCGTCACCAGTTCCCGTAACACCTTCGCCCTCGACCTCATCCGCAAGCTCGGGAGCGTCGGCCACACGGTCTTCGCCAGCGACACCTACGACGGAGCGGTGGGCAACCACTCGCGCTTCCTCGCCGGCCACCTCGCCACCCCGTCGCCGCGGTTCGAGACCGACGCCTTCATCGCCACGGTGGGCGACTACGTCGAGAAGCACGACATCGACCTGATCATCCCGACGTTCGAGGAGGTCTTCTACCTCGCCGCGCGCGTGGCCGATCTCCCCTCCGGCGTCCGCCTCTTCTCCGGCACGTTCGCCGACCTCGCCCGCCTCCACGACAAGGCCAGCTTCCAGCGCCTGGCTCAGGATGCCGGGGTGCCCATCCCCGAGACGGTCATCGTCACCTCCCCCGAGGAGCTGCGCACCGCGATCGACAGCTTCCCCCGCTACTTCGCCCGCGCGGCGTTCTCGCGGGGCGGGGTGGGCCTGCTGACCAACACCGGTCCGCTCGCCGGCAAGATCCCCGTCGAGGAGTGCGTCCCCACCCCCGAGCAGCCGTGGCTGGTCCAGCCGTTCGTCGACGGGCCGATGGTCTGCACGTACAGCGTCGTCGTCGACGGCAAGGTGCAGGCGCACACCACCTACAAGGCCGCCGAGCAGTGGGCGCACTCCACCGCGATCGCGTTCATCGCCGTCGACAGCACCGACACCCTGCGCTACACGCAGCAGATCGTCGACACCCTCGACCCCGGGTTCACCGGCCAGATCTCGTTCGACTTCGTCTACCACGGCACCGACGCCGCCCCCGACTACAAGATCATCGAGTGCAACCCGCGCCCCACCAACGGTGTCATCCTGCTCGACGCCGAGGACGTGTCGAAGGCCATCGAGGGCGAGCTGGCCGAGCCCGTCGTCGCCGTTCCCGGGACCGAGCGCCAGATCACGCTCGCCGTCGTCGCGGACGCGTTCACCGAGCCGCTGTCGCACCTGCCCAAGACCCTGCACGACCTGCTCCACGTGCGCGACGTGGGCGCGGGGTGGTGGGACGGAGCCGCGATGCTCTGGAGCCCGGCCACGATCGTCCACGGCGCGAAGATCTCGCACGGCGACCGCAAAGAGATCCTCGCGGCGCTCGGCGACGACATCGTGTGGAACGGCGAGGCGATCGACGGCATGAGCGACGCGGACGCCGCGGCCCTCGAGGCCGTGCACGCGGGCCGCGTGTAA
- a CDS encoding zinc-dependent alcohol dehydrogenase, which produces MKALTWQGTRNVSVEEVPDPEILEPTDAIVKITSTAICGSDLHLYELFGPFIDKGDVLGHEPMGVVVEVGSAVTNLAVGDRIVVPFNISCGHCFMCRRGLQSQCETTQVREYGSGAALFGYTKLYGQVPGGQAEYLRVPLADYNHIRVGDDLPDDRYLFLSDIVPTAWQGVQYANVPEGGTLAVMGLGPVGQFAARIGVHLGYRVLAIEPEAERRAMAERHGILTYDLTDTVVDELIDLTEGRGADGIVDAVGMEAHGNGAVKLAQNAVGLLPDALAQKLMDKAGLDRLAAVYASIDLVRRGGTVSLSGVYAGEADILPMKTMFDKQLNFRMGQCNVKRWIDDLLPLVEDPADPLGVMDLVTHHAPLEDAPRLYETFQKKEDGCIKVVLRPGS; this is translated from the coding sequence ATGAAGGCACTGACCTGGCAGGGCACGCGCAACGTGAGCGTCGAGGAGGTCCCCGACCCCGAGATCCTCGAGCCGACCGACGCGATCGTGAAGATCACCTCGACGGCGATCTGCGGCTCCGACCTGCACCTGTACGAGCTTTTCGGCCCCTTCATCGACAAGGGCGACGTGCTCGGCCACGAGCCGATGGGCGTCGTCGTCGAGGTCGGCTCGGCCGTGACGAACCTCGCCGTCGGCGACCGCATCGTCGTCCCCTTCAACATCTCGTGCGGACACTGCTTCATGTGCCGCCGCGGCCTGCAATCGCAGTGCGAGACGACGCAGGTGCGCGAGTACGGCAGCGGCGCGGCGCTCTTCGGCTACACCAAGCTCTACGGTCAGGTGCCGGGCGGCCAGGCGGAGTACCTGCGGGTGCCGCTCGCCGACTACAACCACATCCGCGTCGGCGACGACCTGCCGGACGACCGCTACCTCTTCCTCAGCGACATCGTCCCCACCGCCTGGCAGGGCGTGCAGTACGCGAACGTGCCCGAGGGCGGCACGCTCGCGGTCATGGGCCTCGGCCCGGTCGGCCAGTTCGCCGCCCGCATCGGCGTGCACCTCGGCTACCGCGTGCTCGCGATCGAGCCGGAGGCGGAGCGTCGCGCGATGGCCGAGCGCCACGGCATCCTGACCTACGACCTGACCGACACGGTGGTCGACGAGCTGATCGACCTCACCGAGGGGCGCGGAGCGGACGGGATCGTGGATGCCGTCGGCATGGAGGCGCACGGGAACGGGGCCGTCAAGCTGGCCCAGAACGCCGTCGGGCTGCTTCCCGACGCGCTCGCGCAGAAGCTCATGGACAAGGCCGGCCTCGACCGCCTCGCCGCGGTCTACGCCTCGATCGACCTCGTGCGCCGCGGCGGCACGGTCTCGCTCAGCGGTGTGTACGCCGGCGAGGCCGACATCCTGCCGATGAAGACGATGTTCGACAAGCAGCTGAACTTCCGCATGGGCCAGTGCAACGTCAAGCGCTGGATCGACGACCTGCTGCCGCTGGTCGAAGACCCCGCGGACCCGCTCGGCGTGATGGACCTTGTCACGCACCACGCCCCGCTCGAGGACGCCCCTCGTCTGTACGAGACGTTCCAGAAGAAGGAGGACGGCTGCATCAAGGTGGTGCTCCGCCCCGGTTCCTGA